In Syntrophorhabdus sp., the DNA window GTACGACATAGAGGCGTTCTACAACGGCAGTCCGTCCGCGGGCATTGGGATACGCATGGCCTCGGGTGCCAACGCCCTCGATACGGCGGACGCGATAAAGGCGAAACTCACGGAGATGAGCCGGTTCTTTCCCCGGGGAATGAAGGTGGTCTATCCTTACGATACCACTCCTTTCGTGAAGGTGGCCATCGGTGAGGTCGTGGAGACCCTCCTCGAGGCGATCCTCCTCGTCTTCCTCGTCATGTGGCTCTTCATGGGCAGTATCCGGGCCACCATCATCCCGACCATCGCGGTGCCTGTCGTCATCCTCGGCACCTTCGCTGTGCTCGAATTCTTCGGGTTTTCCATCAACATGCTCACGATGTTCGCCATGGTCCTCTCCATCGGGCTCCTCGTCGATGACGCCATCGTTGTCGTCGAGAATGTGGAGCGCATCATGAGCGAGGAGGGACTACCCCCCAAGGAAGCCACCGCGAAGTCCATGACGCAGATAACGAGCGCCCTTATCGGGATCGGGCTCGTTCTTTCCGCGGTCTTCGGCCCCATGGCCTTCTTCGGAGGTTCCACGGGTGTCATCTACCGCCAGTTCTCGGTGACCATCATCGCGTCCATGCTTCTCTCTGTCGTCGTCGCCCTCATACTGACACCCGTCCTTTGCGCCACCTTCCTGAAACCCGTGCCGAAGGGCCATGAGCCGGCCGAGAACGCGTGGCGTATCCTGAGACCATTCTTTGCCTGGTTCGACCGGCGTTTCTTCAGATTGAGGGACAGGTACGTGGGGATAGTTGGGCGCTCCTTCTCGAGAAGAAAGCGTTATTTTGTCGCCTATTTCGTCATCGCCGGCATAGCGGGGCTTATCCTGTGGCACATGCCGACGTCCTATATCCCCGAGGAGGACCAGGGGATCATGCTGGCCCAGGTGATAATGCCCACGGGATCGACGCTGGAGCAGACAAAGGAGATCGTCACCAAGCTGGAACGTTACTTCCAGGACAAGGAGAAGGAGGCCGTTGAATCGACGATGACCATCTCGGGCATAGGCTTCTCCGGACGGTCCCAAACGAACGGCATGGTCTTTGTCAAGCTGAGGGACTGGAACGAGCGAGGCAGCGCGCACCTCAAGGTCAATGCCGTCGCCCAGCGCGCCACCAGGGAATTCTCGTCCGTGCGCGGCGCCCTTGTTTTTGCCTTTCCACCGCCTCCCGTAGTCGAGCTCGGCATGGCCAGCGGTTTCGACTTCATGCTCCTCGACAGGGGGGGTCTCGGCCACCAGAAGCTGATGGAAGCGCGTAACCAGCTTCTCGGGATAATGGCGAAGGACAAGCGCGTCGTGAAGGTGAGGCCCAACGGCATGGAGGATATCCCCGAATACCACGTCGATGTGGACTGGCAAAAGGCCGGGGCCCTCGGTGTGCCCATCAGCTCCATCCACAATACGATATCGACGGCGTTCGGCAGTTCCTACATCAACAACTTCATCCAGGGAGGCAGGGTAAAGCGCGTCTTCGTTCAGGCTGACGCTTCGTATCGCATGCTGCCGAAGGATATAGACAAGTTGTACGTACGCAACGACAAGGGGAAGATGGTCCCCTTCTCCGCATTCGCGACGGGCCGCTGGGCGTCGGGTTCCCCCATGCTCGAGCGCTACAATGGCTTCCCCTCCGTGAATATCTGGGGAGAACCAGCCCCGGGGGTGAGCTCAGGCGAGGCGATGCAGGCAATGGAGGAGGCCGTTGCAAAGCTCCCCAACGGGATCGGATACGAGTGGACGGGGCTTTCCTACCAGGAAAGGATGTCGAGTTCCCAGGCTCCCCTGCTCTACGCCTTTTCCGTCGTCGTCATCTTCCTGTGCGTCGCCGCCCTCTACGAAAGCTGGCCCATACCCATCGCCAACATGCTCATGCTACCGCTCGGCATCTTCGGTGCCACCCTCTTCACGTGGTCGCGCGGCCTGCACAATGATGTCTACTTCCAGATCGGGTTCCTCACGACCCTCGGCCTCACGACGAAGAACGCCATCCTCATCATCCAGTTCGCGCGTGAGAGGCTGGCACACGGTG includes these proteins:
- a CDS encoding efflux RND transporter permease subunit, with product MLSRFFLDRPVFAWVIAIVIMLVGALAIYNLPISQYPPIAPPSIYIASSYPGASAETVENSVTQIIEQKLTGLDNMLYLSSTSDSAGGSRITLTFAPGTDADLAWSKVQNKLQLAMTSLPEAVQRQGVTVGKATRNWLMIVNLISEDGSMDGDDLRDYAQSNLEKVLARIPGVGEVENFGSQYAMRIWLNPDRLTDFSLSMTDVTAALKTYNVEVSAGQFGGAPAVKGQRLNTSIVVQSMLKTPEEFGSIPIRVNPDGSTVRVRDIGRVELGTDAYDIEAFYNGSPSAGIGIRMASGANALDTADAIKAKLTEMSRFFPRGMKVVYPYDTTPFVKVAIGEVVETLLEAILLVFLVMWLFMGSIRATIIPTIAVPVVILGTFAVLEFFGFSINMLTMFAMVLSIGLLVDDAIVVVENVERIMSEEGLPPKEATAKSMTQITSALIGIGLVLSAVFGPMAFFGGSTGVIYRQFSVTIIASMLLSVVVALILTPVLCATFLKPVPKGHEPAENAWRILRPFFAWFDRRFFRLRDRYVGIVGRSFSRRKRYFVAYFVIAGIAGLILWHMPTSYIPEEDQGIMLAQVIMPTGSTLEQTKEIVTKLERYFQDKEKEAVESTMTISGIGFSGRSQTNGMVFVKLRDWNERGSAHLKVNAVAQRATREFSSVRGALVFAFPPPPVVELGMASGFDFMLLDRGGLGHQKLMEARNQLLGIMAKDKRVVKVRPNGMEDIPEYHVDVDWQKAGALGVPISSIHNTISTAFGSSYINNFIQGGRVKRVFVQADASYRMLPKDIDKLYVRNDKGKMVPFSAFATGRWASGSPMLERYNGFPSVNIWGEPAPGVSSGEAMQAMEEAVAKLPNGIGYEWTGLSYQERMSSSQAPLLYAFSVVVIFLCVAALYESWPIPIANMLMLPLGIFGATLFTWSRGLHNDVYFQIGFLTTLGLTTKNAILIIQFARERLAHGEGLIEATLGAVRTRLRPVIMTSLAFFFGVLPLALSTGAGAGAMKAIGTAVAGGMLSATFIDLFYIPLLFVVVSQFFKKDKKAALPGDNDPQPISPSEGQ